DNA from Deltaproteobacteria bacterium:
GGCTTTCGCGACCTGCTCTTTCCGCCGCGCTGTCTGATCTGTAACCAGTTTACCCTTGAGGCCGCTTCGGGAGACACTTCAGAAACGAACCGTTCGGACATCTGCCCGGCCTGCCAGGAAGGATTCGTTTCTCTCCCGCTAGCTCGCTGTGACCGCTGCGGTCGGCCCTTTCAGACTGACATTCCTTCAGTTCATACCTGTGCCGCCTGCCTTCAGAAATCCCCGGCCTTTGATCAGGCGCTGGCTGCAGGCTTGTTTCAGGACACCCTGCGAGCCGCGATTCATGACTTCAAGTACAATCGCCGCGTGGGTTTGGCCCGGCCTTTGGCCCGGTTCATGGCCCGGGAGCTCACCGCTCCTTTTTATCCGCCTGAGGCCGATTTGATCCTGCCTGTGCCTCTCCACTGGCGGCGTCTTCGGGAACGCGGCTTTAACCAGGCCCTGCTTCTGGCCAAAGCGCTCTTCCCTTCATGGCGTGACCGTATCCTTCTGGACCTTTTGGTCCGCATACGCTGGACTGAGCCGCAGATCAATTTCAGCGGTCAGGAGCGCCAAAGAAACGTGCTTTACGCTTTTGCTGTCTCCAGGCCAGAGATCGTTGTGGACAAATCGGTTATACTGGTGGACGATGTCTTCACCACCGGGGCAACGGCCAATGAATGCGCTCGCGTCCTGAAAAAGGCCGGAGCCAAATCCGTGCTGGTGCTGACCCTGGCCAGGGTGGCCTAAAGGCCATTTGTCTGTTGTTCTAAAAAGAGATAGAGGTTACACTCCTGCCTGGGAGCGTGATGCTGCTTAAGAAAGGAAAAAGAGAAAGGAAAAAGATGATCAATATACTTTTTATAAGCGATGTGTTTGGACGACCGGGACGGAGGGTGGTGCGGGAGCTGCTTCCAACCCTGGTCAGCCATTACCAGGTTGACCTGGTCGTGGCCAATGTGGAAAATGCGGCCGGTGGAATAGGTCTGACCATCAAGACTGCTGAAGAACTCTTCCGGGCTGGAGTGGATGTGATGACTTCAGGCAAC
Protein-coding regions in this window:
- a CDS encoding ComF family protein, translated to MWSVSKILNRSDGIDLIRGFRDLLFPPRCLICNQFTLEAASGDTSETNRSDICPACQEGFVSLPLARCDRCGRPFQTDIPSVHTCAACLQKSPAFDQALAAGLFQDTLRAAIHDFKYNRRVGLARPLARFMARELTAPFYPPEADLILPVPLHWRRLRERGFNQALLLAKALFPSWRDRILLDLLVRIRWTEPQINFSGQERQRNVLYAFAVSRPEIVVDKSVILVDDVFTTGATANECARVLKKAGAKSVLVLTLARVA